In uncultured Bacteroides sp., the following proteins share a genomic window:
- a CDS encoding fasciclin domain-containing protein, whose amino-acid sequence MKKIFIILLFICPLLISCNDTWDDYYYGNKGIVVDESSMTLTDFFQKNPEYSQFYTQLKSTALDKELTKDQQLTLWVANNEAMSASNIKSNDTLRMKYHMNHLPFIRSDLKDGLRIRSLNGIYLQISQTGEDLYVNNAKVVKTYILKNGVIHVIGSLLKAKINMYDYLRGLGDDYSIIRDSIFAQNVRVFDKANSIPIGVDKTGNTLYDSVFYVYNPLFAKAKFNSEFSQFTALVPSNEVVRKCFDKLNTQYKLMGKEVTGADTILAMKWLKEAVFYNGVVTDFSNKDTKSAFDRVWRDPVQKIDDSNPVELSNGMLYYVTDLKIPNNVIISRVKSLIEYWQYLSDSQKDWYVFKGVLKKADGSDNISILTDAATPKPTILPNYLVLNVVGDPVSKTEFSVSFPPLEKYVDGTKTLVRKMQVPPGEYNLYMGFRSADHPYVNVYFANDDLSGNYVYNKVNGDIQASLSTPWNFDRVTETESSKWNGLGGLVGVVNVTGNSMTSFRIKVEFSKLSAAGKSKKLALYHWALKPTANNY is encoded by the coding sequence TGATACTTGGGATGATTATTACTATGGAAATAAAGGAATAGTTGTAGATGAAAGTTCTATGACTCTAACAGATTTTTTTCAAAAAAATCCGGAATATTCTCAGTTCTATACTCAGTTAAAAAGTACTGCGTTAGACAAAGAACTGACAAAAGACCAGCAATTAACTTTGTGGGTTGCTAATAATGAAGCAATGTCTGCATCTAATATTAAGTCGAATGATACATTGAGAATGAAATATCACATGAATCATTTACCATTTATTCGCTCTGATTTGAAAGACGGACTTCGTATCCGTTCTCTGAATGGCATTTATCTTCAGATATCTCAGACTGGAGAAGACTTATATGTAAATAACGCTAAAGTTGTTAAAACGTATATTTTGAAGAATGGAGTTATACATGTTATAGGATCCTTATTAAAAGCGAAGATTAATATGTATGATTATCTAAGAGGATTAGGTGATGATTATTCAATCATACGAGACTCTATTTTTGCACAAAATGTAAGAGTCTTTGATAAGGCAAACTCTATTCCTATTGGCGTTGATAAAACAGGAAATACTTTGTATGACTCTGTCTTTTATGTATATAATCCATTGTTTGCCAAGGCTAAATTTAATTCAGAATTCTCACAGTTTACAGCTTTGGTTCCAAGCAATGAAGTCGTAAGAAAATGCTTTGATAAGTTAAACACTCAGTATAAACTGATGGGTAAAGAAGTGACTGGTGCAGATACGATTCTTGCTATGAAGTGGCTCAAAGAAGCAGTTTTCTATAATGGTGTAGTTACAGACTTTAGTAATAAAGATACTAAGTCTGCATTTGATCGTGTTTGGAGAGATCCTGTTCAAAAGATAGACGATTCAAATCCTGTAGAGTTAAGTAATGGAATGCTTTATTATGTTACAGATTTAAAAATCCCTAATAATGTCATAATTAGTCGTGTGAAATCTTTAATTGAATACTGGCAATATTTATCGGATAGTCAAAAAGATTGGTATGTATTTAAAGGTGTTCTGAAAAAAGCGGATGGATCAGATAATATCTCTATCTTAACTGATGCAGCAACTCCCAAACCAACAATTCTTCCAAATTATTTAGTTTTGAATGTTGTTGGAGATCCTGTTTCTAAAACGGAATTCTCAGTAAGTTTTCCTCCATTGGAAAAATATGTAGATGGCACAAAAACTTTAGTTCGTAAAATGCAGGTTCCACCAGGAGAATATAATCTGTATATGGGATTCCGTAGTGCGGATCATCCGTATGTTAATGTATATTTTGCTAATGATGATTTGTCTGGAAATTATGTATATAATAAAGTTAATGGAGACATACAGGCTAGTTTATCTACTCCATGGAATTTTGACCGTGTAACCGAAACTGAATCATCAAAGTGGAATGGATTAGGAGGACTGGTCGGGGTTGTGAATGTTACAGGAAATTCTATGACCTCCTTTAGAATAAAGGTTGAATTTAGCAAACTTTCAGCTGCCGGAAAATCAAAGAAATTAGCGCTTTATCATTGGGCTTTGAAGCCAACAGCTAATAATTATTAA